The following DNA comes from Solanum stenotomum isolate F172 chromosome 11, ASM1918654v1, whole genome shotgun sequence.
AGTCCATTTGTGTTTTAGGTCTGAATCATAATCATTCAGATATTTAACCATTACAACCACTTAATGTGTGTTGAATAGATCTGTAACAAAGTTTTTGTACATTCAAGGATTTTTACAAAAATGACAGTTCACCAATTCTATTCATTCACCACAATCGCTGTCGCCGCCTACCATTAGCAACTACTAACTGTCCACCACCCACAACTACCGTTACTGTCAATCATTACAATCGGTCATCACCACTACTAGCCACCATTCACAATCATCACCACCAACTACCATTACCATAACAACCATCAATCACTACCGACAATCAACATCATCAGTCATCAATATATATCTCCAACCAACACAATTAGCAATTACTAATTCCATAGGGTAGCTGCAACCTCCCACCAACAGTTACCGGGCTGCCTACCAAGGTTTGGACAAATGGGAGGAAATCATCTAGTGGTTTTgtcccacttcattgaccaccaGGCTACACCCTTGGGTGCATACTCATTTCTATGCACCATCAATGGCTATAATTGCAATAACTAAAAGCATAAGAATCTGGACATCTAACTAGTTGATAGAAGACATTTCAGTAGATGTAAATTTTGTATATACGAGAACAATTGGACACGTACACTAAGGGAGCGTATTTGTATGAAATATCCAGGAAGGGATAAGGCCACCTGTTGCAACAAGAGTTAACTCTTATTAGTAACAGCATAAGCCTAGATGACTCTTACTTTCTGAAAAAACGATGACGAAAAGCATGGCATAAGCAAACATACCACTTTGAGACACACATATGGACGAGCCACTGGAATGAGACAAATGTGCATgtataaagaacaaaatatgcAAATCTGAAGAAAGGGAACCGCTGGAAGGAAGCAAGAAAGTATGTTAGCCACAGTTTGGGCATGGGATACGTTTATAGCTTAAGCCAGTTGTGAATGCAAACTTACTAGAGAATTCAGAATCACGTCGCCAAGCAGGGTAATAGCATTTATAGAATGCATACCAATAACTAGCTGCATAGATCGGAAGAAAATCAACTTGTGATTAAAACATGTTaaacatcatttaaactatGTGCAAAGCAGAAATAAATACTAATCATGGTCTCTACACGTACGTGCGGATGTCACTGCTCAACTGTTCACTAGATTAGAGAAGCCTTTCCATGTCGACAAGTTACACAATTAATGATGAAGGAATCCAGGTAAAATTGTTCTTTTCAATCATCGTGTGCAGTGGAAGTATCGATACAAGAACAGTGCAGTGAATTTTTCATGTAAATTATAGATCTGGTAGATTATACATCTTTTGCCTTAATTTCAGAACTGCGGCACAGTTAATAGTAGCGAATGCATAGGTAAGCACTGGTGAAGTTGAAGTACTGCCATCTTCTAAGAGCATTTAGCCGTATTACAACCGTGAACTTTCTGCTGTTCAAGTTTTCAGTATCCATGCATATTGAAATATGTCAGAAACTAAAGCAAAGGCGAGGAGGGTGAGAACAACCACACAATCAAGAAAGGAAAAGTGATACTTGATTGTAAAAGAAATTGCCAAATTTTAAACCAGAGGTGAGTCGTTAATGACCCCAAAATTGAAACAGTTGAGTAGCAAAGCATAACTGAACAACATTCTGGACTTAGCACTACAGTGCATGACCAGGCTGTATTGCATAATAAAtattccctccgtttcaatttgtttgtttgattttgacttggcatggagtttaagaaagtaaagaagacttttgaatcttgtggtcttaagctaaactaaagatatgtacaatgtaccaaaataccttttaatcttgtggtcttaaacatgacATGTGGAAAGTTGGAATCAAAgagttgccaaaaaaggaaagagacattcttttttaaatagacAAAAGAGaagtaagataaacaaattataaCAGAGGGAGTACACACAAGCCACAAATTGATGCAAAATGTAAAAGGGAAATAGAATCAAGCCAGTTGACTATAATGACATAAGACTCAACTAAGGAAACTACAGTTCTTAAAACTTACAAATTGCAATCCGGAACCACTGGGCAAGAAAAACGGGTAGATAAGAAGCCAATAAACGCAATCCGTAAGCACCACGGCACCAGCACAGACCTAAAAGTTttgaacaaaatcaaaataaaaggaaatcaGCCAAGTTAATGTCCTTGAACCTCTTTGAAGGGCACAGCTTCCCTTCCAGATAGCAACTTAAACTAGTAAAAAGAGGATCATAACGAGACATGAGAAGTGATGTAAAAACGACTCATAAAACCGGATCAACCAGTAACAAATACAAAGTTGCATTTCTACTAGAGGCCTAACACATGTTAATATAGTTAATTagattgaaaaatattaaattcaatatCTATAACAAATGAGGAAATAGCCATAATAGGTTACATATGCCATAAATGAGTataaggaaagaaagaaatgaaaaataaaactaaatattctGTTTTACTCCATAatcagaaaaatataaaaataaatgcgAGGTGAATCTTGAGAGAACATGCCTGAAAAATTATCTGAAAGACATAGCCCAAATAACCTGCCGGTTCTCTAACATCAGTTTCCTCAATGGAACTCAAATCCTTGGATACGCCAGGTAAACTTGCATTCTTCTCAAGAGTTGGAGAATCGTTTCTCTCTTCATCAATACAACAAACTTTTGCACAAGTAACACCCTTTCGGTATTGGATACAGCCATAGATGGAGAGTGAAGACCCTAGCTACAGAGTTTCGTTGAGAACATAACCAAGTTAAAGAAACAAGGGAAATTTGAAACTAAATACGCAAGGAGTAGAGATGATAATGTTGTAATGAGAGAATATTCCCACAGCTATTTAGAATGGGGGATAGTTACTATGCTTTGGATGAggaaaaaacattttcattttgtatatgtatctatatgaaaaataacaaatagaGGGTAGATCTCAAGACATTCACATCCTCCAGATCATATGTTGAAATGAATGGTAAACATGGTTTAATTGCTGAGTAACATACCCCAAAATAGATAGTGACCAAAGAGAATGTCCACCTGTCCAGCACAAAAAGAATAATCAAAAGCAAAATATAAGACTAAGTATCATGCTATGAGCAAGTAAAATCGTATATGAACGTGTAAAACTGAAATTCATTAAACACAATTCTCTTAAATTTTGAAAGCTTCAAGAGATAATTAGGCTTCTAGTATAGCTCTATCAATATCAAGGGGAAACTTGATCGATAAGACATCCCTTAGAAGCTAAGGATTTTAACTAATCATGAATGAGCATCAAATAATAAAAGACAACTAAAAAGATAGCAATGGCATGACCATTGAAGTGGACATTTCCAGCACACATTTATTCTGATTTTTAAGATAAACCTTAACTTGATCAGGGATTGAGTAGTACTCCATTAGGAAAGGATTACCCATAGAATCCAAAGATATTAGCAAAGATACCAGTTAGCAAGAGCACCCAAAACAGAATCAAGCCTAGAAGAAATATGGAGGAAGTAATAAGGAGATGTCCTTACTGAGTATAGAAAAAGAATATATCTGTACTATTCAAATAAGCATCTGAGGAGAGCATTGATAGAAGAAAAGTGAAAGCAATTAGCCTGTAAGCAAGCAGCCAAGCAGGATGGATTGATTTGTGACATGTGGTCCAAGCTTCGTCTTTGTACAAGAACCCaaccttttttttcttactatCTCTTTCCTGGATTCCCAACTTTGGCGAACCTTCATACTTCCATATTATGAGTGCTGCAATTCCTACAAGTACGAGGACCCCCAAACCCAAGAATAAGAAATTCCAGGTCAACCAATAACTTGCGGTGGCTGTTCTCATGACTGGCCGCCAAGTATGTTTAGAACATCCTGTTAAGAAGGCTCATTGTAAGTATTAATTGTTCAAAGCTTgagtttatatttcttttatctGAAAGGTGGAACTACCTAAATCTCTATCGGAGTGGTAGGTCGAGGCCAACTTTTCACAGCCTCTATCTACTGAAAATCCACTATGATGCATGCCTTCACTAGACACCACATAATCCGTAGACACTCATACTACCATATAAAAGTTTGGttcaaaagtcaatttataCATGCATCTACGGGTACTTTTGGCAAATTTGGGTTCCGAGTTTGTGGGCCAATACAAATACTTTTAACATAAACCTTAAAAGATACTTCAAAAGGAAATTTTGAATAAACTCACATAACCACCAACTCAAAATTgacaacaatattttaaatgttGTGTCAATTCTGAGAATATTCTCCTTGACTatcataacaacaacaacaacataccccgCGTAACCCCACACATGGGGTTGGGGTCGGGACCTTAATCCCATAAAGCTATACTCCTTTCTATAGGTAAATAAGTACATAGGCACAAAGCAAACACACAATTGACTATTTACACAAACATTAGACGAGAAAACAAAACATACCCAGAAAAAATCTAGATGAATCAATCAAAAAAATCTagtctttttttcaattttttttctgagCTGCACCTAAGAAGCGTCTAGGATCAAAAAGAGGTGAAACCCAGAAATCAAAATTGGAGGTATAACAAGAACCCCCAcacaaaaaagaattaattttaagacctaacactaccaaaaaaaaaaaagatttctttCCTCTGTTTTTCTGTTGAAATTactaggaaaagaaaaaaagggaacaAGAGAAACAAGAAGAATCATCTAGCTTTAAGGTAATTCACATTGTACCTTATTGGCCTGAAGATGGGGGAAAATGGTTTGATTAAATGAAAGGGATTTGTTTCCATCTTGGTTCCCCCCCTTTGTTGCACCAAAGGCCCTTCCTTGTTTCCCTTAAGTGTTTGTTCTACATGAGTGAATgaccttttttttctctaaaccATTCAACTATGCATAAGTATATTAGTCAAGTAATTTGACTATGATGGGAATTGGATGTTTATAATCTCGGAATAAATTGCTGGATTATTTTATGTGGGATGATAATAGCGAGATTATTCCAACGCTATTTTAAGAAGGACATGATTGAAATTGAAAGTAAAAAATTATCTCAATTTAAACcaaatatagaattttttttcgcATTTGCTATAGTTTAGAACATAACTATGAAATGCAGCTACACTTGTTATATCGGGTGGAAGAGTTGTATCACGTTGGTGTCAGCGAAAGAGTTGTATTCAAGGATCGCGACACACTTTTATCATGGTGTGCATGGTGGTATTTGTGTGTTAGTTGATACACACCTCGattaataaataagaagaaaccatttaccatttttatttttgctgaaatttcaatcataattcatcaatttcattgATCGCTAAGCTGCACTGTTGAGCACATGGCTCAATATTTAACATGAATGCTATTGCACATTTTTTCAACTTGTTAACTTCATAGATTATACAGTATACAACTATACagataaatatcaaaataaacaggaaaaaaaattaaataagactTCCTATTTTGGTTACATTATTTCCTATTTTCACCTTCATTTCCTTTCAACTTATTTACTCATCATCACTGAACTCCTTTACTATTAAGTCAACTGGTAATAATCCTTTAGGAACTGTTGACTCTAATGCTTCAAATGAGTTGTTAATGTAATATTTATCTCCATGATCATCATCACTGATCTCATCGTCGCTGTCATTGTCATCATCGGAACTGCCTCTCCACATCAGTCCTGACTGTTCAGGGGCACGTTTATTGGATAAAACCAGAGCGGGATATGTGTGCTCTATGGCCTGGGAAATGCTAGCGAATTCCTCCACCTTGTTCAAGAGATCATCAGGTTTTAGATCAATGTCGTCTAGCAATAATGCCTTGCCTGAATCAATAGCATTCTTCCACAGGGACATCATTTTAGGGCTTGTGCTCCTTGTTCTAGAGTGTGCGTTGGAATAATCTTTGGCAGTGTCTGCAtttcagattaaaacaaaaacatataaatactATAGCTTGTCGAATTGGTTTAGTCTGCAAGAAAGA
Coding sequences within:
- the LOC125845258 gene encoding uncharacterized protein LOC125845258, which produces MRTATASYWLTWNFLFLGLGVLVLVGIAALIIWKYEGSPKLGIQERDSKKKKVGFLYKDEAWTTCHKSIHPAWLLAYRLIAFTFLLSMLSSDAYLNSTDIFFFYTQWTFSLVTIYFGLGSSLSIYGCIQYRKGVTCAKVCCIDEERNDSPTLEKNASLPGVSKDLSSIEETDVREPAGYLGYVFQIIFQVCAGAVVLTDCVYWLLIYPFFLPSGSGLQFLVIGMHSINAITLLGDVILNSLRFPFFRFAYFVLYTCTFVSFQWLVHMCVSKWWPYPFLDISYKYAPLVYLMVGVVHLPCYGMFALVIALKYWLARLFKWMIRKLSGDKQ